The Candidatus Nanopelagicales bacterium nucleotide sequence TCTCATTCGTCGTTGTGGCCACCTGTGCGCTGCATTGGGACACGACATGTCGTGTGCCGGCAGTGACCGGGTGACGAGATAGCGATTCACCCGCCGGTCCACACAACGAGACTGGGACAAGAGGTAGTCACCGTGCTGCCCGCCCACGTAGGTCACAACCCTGCTCCGTGGGAATGCTCGGGCCATCGCGGCGGTCCACGCGTAGGGGGTCCGTGCATCCCGTGTCGAACCGAGAAGGAGCAGTCGCGCCGACTGGTCGGTACCGAAATCGATGGGAACTGGGTCGATAGGAACAGTCAAGCCCTCACACTGGGTGGCCATCATGAGCCCGTTCTTCCACCCGGAGATCGGCGCCTGGATCCTGGTTGTCCGGGCAATCGCATCTTGCTCAGCCGCCGTGGGTCGGTCCGCATAGTCGATGCAGTCGATCACTGCGGTGGCACCGCCCAGACCTTCGGTCGTAGTTCCGGGTCGCAACCGGTCCAAGGCCTTCCGGGCGTTGCTGGCCTCGGGGCCTGCGCCCCCCAAGGCGATCGTGATGCGGTCGAGCCACCGCGCAGCGGAGACCCAGCTCGCTGAACCAACCCGTTCGAAGCCCGCCGATTCCTCCAACAGGTTTCGCAGGTTCCAGCGAGTGAACGAGCGTCCGGAAGGCAGTCGCAGCGGTTGCTCGGACAGTGTTCGGTGCGCGCGCCGGTATTGCTCAGAGGTGCCGGCGAAGACCTGGAACATCATGTCGAGTGCGGAGTCGGCCGCAGTGCCGTAACCCAGGCTGAGATCGGTGATGGATCCGTTGGGGTCGATGCTTCCGTCCAGCACCAGAGCTCGGACCCGGTCGGGAAACGTCAGTGCGTAGGTGTATCCGATCCGCGTGCCGTAACTCATCCCCCAGTAGGTCAGGCTTCGATCACCGACTGCTGCGCGCATCGCATCGAGGTCCCGCACAACCATGTTCGTGCCCATGTGGTCGATGATTCGTGGGTGGTTGCGCTGACATCGGGCGTTCGCCTCGGCTGTGGCGGCGCGGTAGTCGGCAGTGATCGTCAGCCAGGACACAGGTCCGGTGGCAGGAAGGCCGATCTCTCCTGGTTCGCAGTCGTCGATCCCTGCGGAGCGTCCGACTCCGCGCGGGTCCCAGGTGACGAAGTCGAACCTGTCAGTGACAGTTCGCGGCAACA carries:
- a CDS encoding alpha/beta hydrolase; translated protein: MARITSLSLVTAAAAFCLLVAATVTSSAGADPASASASAPGMTTHPAGTSVPSITIYPTGAPAPYPTGAPAPGATSSVPTVTSASGESAGTLRWRRCRGAELRNFQCATLTAALDWDRPEQGTTPIAMLRARSTGSPRGRIGSLFFNPGGPGGSGLLTAPMIYEMLPRTVTDRFDFVTWDPRGVGRSAGIDDCEPGEIGLPATGPVSWLTITADYRAATAEANARCQRNHPRIIDHMGTNMVVRDLDAMRAAVGDRSLTYWGMSYGTRIGYTYALTFPDRVRALVLDGSIDPNGSITDLSLGYGTAADSALDMMFQVFAGTSEQYRRAHRTLSEQPLRLPSGRSFTRWNLRNLLEESAGFERVGSASWVSAARWLDRITIALGGAGPEASNARKALDRLRPGTTTEGLGGATAVIDCIDYADRPTAAEQDAIARTTRIQAPISGWKNGLMMATQCEGLTVPIDPVPIDFGTDQSARLLLLGSTRDARTPYAWTAAMARAFPRSRVVTYVGGQHGDYLLSQSRCVDRRVNRYLVTRSLPAHDMSCPNAAHRWPQRRMR